In Trichocoleus desertorum NBK24, the following are encoded in one genomic region:
- a CDS encoding response regulator, giving the protein MTMMPSMSGAVLLVEDDPNDVLLIQRAFTKANLQAPMQVVDNGEAAVSYLSGAGDYGDRNQHPLPILILLDLKLPCRSGHEVLAWLRQQPGLKRLPVVVLTSSQEMGDIDRAYDLGANSYLVKPVAFNALIEIVKTLDLYWMSLNQAPTL; this is encoded by the coding sequence ATGACTATGATGCCGAGCATGTCAGGCGCTGTTTTGTTGGTCGAAGACGATCCGAATGATGTCCTACTGATCCAACGGGCCTTTACCAAAGCCAATCTGCAAGCCCCCATGCAGGTGGTAGATAATGGTGAGGCTGCTGTGTCGTATTTATCGGGAGCAGGAGATTATGGCGATCGCAACCAGCATCCCCTGCCGATTCTGATCCTGCTTGACTTGAAGCTGCCCTGTCGTTCTGGACATGAAGTGCTAGCCTGGTTACGCCAACAGCCTGGTCTCAAACGCTTACCTGTGGTCGTGCTGACTTCCTCTCAAGAGATGGGCGACATCGATCGGGCCTATGATTTGGGAGCCAATTCTTATTTGGTCAAGCCAGTCGCGTTTAACGCTTTGATCGAGATTGTGAAAACGCTCGATCTTTATTGGATGAGCCTCAATCAAGCCCCAACGCTTTAA
- a CDS encoding sensor histidine kinase, translating into MSKILHRRITLYFALGLAVLGVNVAVSYHHIWQLVRNNALVTHSQEVVITLERMLSTLKDAETGQRGYLLTGSARYLQPYNSAIAQIYQRVEQLQTLTSDNVSQQQRLAILQPLIDEKLRELDQTIQLRQTRGLEAAQQVVLSNRGKRVMDQIRGIVAQMQQEEEELLELRSQQSANSIRETLYALSLIASLTLLLLLGIYALITRDLTRRKRAEAALQLSAQRLAILHEIDRAILEAHSSREIAQSAVVRLGYLVPCRQIVVLGYDFELGEAEVLGNSSNGQASHLAVGTRLPLASVLPQIERSLNVNRLTQAPSSNPDLEANPDPTNPASPANLSFSSADLRKNSLTLRLKSESTLIGELKLFGRHITELAPEHQDITQEVANQLAIALEQAQLREQLQQNATELERRVLERTAQLQAANTELEAFGYSVSHDLRAPLRAMQGFTQALMEDYNDVLDGVGQDYARRISKAAQRMDVLIEDLLAYSRLSRAELELNPINLDSLVREAIAQLELEIRQRQAQIIVVSPLPPVMAHRVTLVQVIINLLMNAIKFVASGVQPQIKIWAEAQSDQVRLWVQDNGIGIAPEHQERIFRVFERLHGVEAYPGTGIGLAIVRKGLERMGGQVGVESNPGAGSRFWLELPKINTKE; encoded by the coding sequence ATGTCTAAGATTTTGCATCGTCGAATCACCCTCTACTTTGCCCTGGGTCTGGCCGTTCTGGGAGTGAATGTAGCGGTTTCCTATCACCACATTTGGCAACTCGTCCGTAACAATGCTTTGGTGACTCATTCTCAGGAAGTGGTGATCACCTTAGAAAGAATGCTTTCGACCTTGAAAGACGCAGAAACCGGACAGCGAGGCTATCTCCTCACCGGATCAGCTAGGTACCTGCAACCCTATAACAGCGCGATCGCCCAAATTTATCAACGGGTTGAGCAGTTGCAAACCTTGACCAGCGACAACGTGAGCCAGCAACAGCGGCTAGCGATTCTGCAACCGTTGATTGATGAAAAGCTGAGAGAACTGGATCAAACTATTCAATTGCGGCAAACTCGCGGCCTAGAAGCAGCGCAACAAGTCGTTTTGTCTAATCGAGGCAAACGAGTGATGGATCAGATTCGGGGCATCGTGGCGCAGATGCAGCAAGAAGAAGAGGAGTTGCTAGAGTTGCGATCGCAGCAGTCTGCTAACAGTATTCGCGAGACCCTATACGCTTTATCGTTGATTGCCAGTCTGACCTTGCTGCTCCTGCTAGGAATCTATGCTCTCATCACCCGTGACCTGACTCGGCGCAAACGAGCGGAAGCGGCGCTTCAACTTTCTGCTCAACGACTTGCAATCTTACATGAGATTGACCGAGCCATTCTGGAAGCGCACTCATCGAGAGAAATTGCTCAATCGGCGGTCGTTCGCCTAGGTTACTTGGTTCCCTGTCGCCAAATTGTGGTGTTGGGCTACGACTTTGAGTTGGGGGAAGCAGAGGTTTTAGGCAACAGTAGCAATGGTCAAGCTTCACACCTAGCAGTCGGGACTCGATTACCCCTAGCCTCAGTTTTGCCCCAAATTGAGCGATCGCTAAACGTCAACCGATTGACGCAAGCCCCCAGTTCAAACCCCGATCTGGAAGCCAATCCAGACCCCACGAATCCAGCTAGCCCAGCCAATCTCTCATTCAGCTCAGCGGATCTCCGCAAAAATTCCCTGACCTTGCGGCTTAAGAGTGAAAGCACTCTGATTGGGGAACTTAAACTGTTTGGTCGTCATATCACGGAACTCGCTCCTGAGCATCAAGACATTACTCAAGAAGTGGCGAATCAATTAGCGATCGCCCTAGAGCAAGCCCAACTGCGCGAACAACTCCAGCAAAACGCCACCGAGCTAGAGCGCCGAGTTTTGGAACGTACCGCCCAACTCCAAGCCGCCAACACCGAACTGGAAGCTTTTGGTTACTCAGTATCCCATGATTTACGGGCACCCCTGAGAGCCATGCAGGGCTTTACGCAAGCTTTGATGGAAGATTACAACGATGTGTTAGATGGGGTCGGCCAAGACTACGCTCGACGCATCAGTAAAGCGGCCCAGCGCATGGATGTTTTGATTGAAGATTTGCTGGCTTATAGTCGCTTAAGTCGAGCCGAGTTGGAACTCAACCCCATCAATCTTGACTCCTTGGTTCGTGAGGCGATCGCTCAGCTAGAACTCGAAATTCGCCAGCGCCAAGCCCAAATTATCGTAGTCAGCCCCCTCCCGCCTGTGATGGCCCATCGTGTGACTTTAGTACAAGTGATAATCAACCTGCTGATGAATGCGATCAAGTTCGTCGCTTCTGGGGTGCAACCTCAAATTAAGATTTGGGCCGAAGCGCAGTCTGATCAAGTCAGGCTATGGGTTCAAGATAACGGCATCGGCATTGCTCCAGAACATCAAGAACGGATTTTTCGAGTGTTTGAGCGTCTGCATGGTGTAGAGGCTTACCCTGGGACTGGCATTGGTTTAGCCATTGTCCGTAAGGGGTTAGAACGGATGGGGGGGCAAGTCGGAGTTGAGTCTAACCCTGGTGCAGGCAGTCGGTTTTGGCTAGAGTTACCAAAGATAAACACAAAAGAATGA
- a CDS encoding PAS domain S-box protein — protein MTARYTVSQRYGIATFTVAIALVLTCLLQPLLTYTPALMFFVAVVLNTWYSGAGTGFWAAFLSAFAFEFFISPPRFDLVLDKIDLLRLGAWIATVVVTNSLHHTLWVARRQAHVRGLKLWESREQLSLAIEAAQMGTWDWDIRTGKVSWSRQHERLFGLPGDTFSGTMSGFLACVHPDDRERIAQAMELVQSSGTDYSQEFRVVWPDGTVHWIVSQGRFVQNEISQPIRMLGTVLDVTERKQAEEVLRQSHDQLERLVEERTLALTQANVILQQEITERQQAQEALYRREQESKALLDNTPDIIIRCDRAFRYVYVNPALERITGLSAPYFLGRTSQEQGLPESLCHTWDATMQRMFITGQEQTVEFEAPSRQGCRSYQSRVVPELDAEGNVQYALIVSRDVTALKQAEAERWQLIQEQAARAEAEAAQQRDAFLAKMSAQLAASFEYETTLQQVAELIVPELADYCIIYSHEEGTDLIRRVAAAHIDPAQAEQLLAMNHAYPLYLQAEVPVAEVIRTGQATYQTDVSETFFRQFPASTAHITALETLATQSYLIQPLLARDRILGAILLATTVSERRYGLENFGLVAEVAHRAAIAIDNVRLYQKAQQARAASEAARRTAEAANRMKDEFLATLSHELRTPLNSILGWSRLLTSRQMDAATTTRALETIERNAKLQAQLIEDILDVSRIIRGKLRLNLCPINLETVIQAAIDAVRPAAEAKSLHLSCCCNSALGRVLVDPDRMQQVVWNLLSNAVKFTPAGGHVEVQMFQVERQPMSGSLPQSGLAEEMLAAPAGSYAEIRVSDTGVGIAPEFLPHVFDRFRQADSTTTRSQGGLGLGLAIMRHLVELHGGTVHVTSPGEGQGATFMVRLPLMQRPEATQPENPEKFDAIAIGTEPALEGMQVLLLDDEVDIRELFTVILEAQGAKVTAVAAVDEALNALQHCQPDVLVSDIAMPERDGYDFIQQVRANPHMGNIPAIALTAYAREEDQQRSLAAGFQMHLSKPVEPTTLTRAIASLVRSSHRIRPSL, from the coding sequence ATGACGGCGAGGTACACGGTTTCGCAACGTTATGGCATCGCTACATTTACAGTTGCGATCGCCTTGGTGCTTACCTGTTTGCTACAACCACTACTCACGTACACGCCTGCGTTAATGTTTTTTGTTGCTGTTGTGCTCAACACTTGGTACAGCGGTGCAGGCACTGGGTTTTGGGCTGCATTTTTATCAGCTTTTGCCTTTGAGTTTTTTATTAGCCCCCCTCGCTTCGATCTGGTTTTGGACAAGATCGATCTCCTCCGCTTGGGCGCTTGGATTGCTACGGTTGTCGTCACCAATTCTCTCCATCACACGCTTTGGGTGGCTCGGCGGCAAGCTCATGTCAGGGGTTTAAAGCTATGGGAAAGCCGAGAACAACTGAGCCTTGCCATTGAAGCGGCCCAGATGGGCACTTGGGATTGGGATATCCGGACGGGGAAGGTGAGTTGGTCGAGACAACATGAGCGATTGTTTGGTCTCCCTGGCGATACTTTTTCTGGCACCATGAGCGGCTTTCTGGCTTGTGTTCATCCCGACGATCGCGAGCGAATCGCCCAAGCAATGGAGTTGGTGCAATCATCTGGAACCGACTATAGCCAGGAGTTTCGTGTCGTCTGGCCCGATGGCACAGTGCATTGGATTGTCAGCCAGGGACGGTTTGTGCAAAACGAAATTAGTCAACCGATTCGCATGTTGGGTACGGTCTTGGACGTGACGGAACGCAAACAAGCAGAGGAAGTGTTGCGGCAGTCGCATGACCAATTGGAACGCTTAGTAGAAGAACGCACCCTCGCCCTGACTCAAGCCAACGTGATTTTGCAACAAGAGATTACCGAACGCCAGCAAGCCCAGGAAGCTCTGTATCGACGGGAGCAAGAATCTAAAGCGCTGCTAGACAACACCCCAGACATCATCATTCGCTGCGATCGCGCCTTTCGCTATGTCTATGTCAATCCTGCATTGGAGCGGATCACCGGATTATCTGCCCCTTACTTCTTGGGCCGCACCAGTCAAGAACAGGGATTGCCAGAGTCACTCTGCCATACTTGGGATGCCACAATGCAGCGCATGTTCATCACCGGACAGGAGCAAACGGTGGAATTTGAAGCTCCGAGCCGTCAAGGATGCCGTAGTTATCAGTCACGGGTGGTGCCAGAGTTAGATGCTGAGGGGAATGTGCAATATGCCTTGATTGTGAGTCGGGATGTGACGGCTCTCAAGCAAGCGGAAGCAGAACGCTGGCAGTTGATCCAAGAGCAGGCCGCCCGCGCAGAAGCAGAAGCCGCTCAACAACGAGATGCGTTTTTGGCAAAGATGAGTGCTCAATTGGCAGCATCTTTTGAATACGAAACCACTTTGCAGCAAGTGGCTGAGCTGATCGTCCCGGAGTTGGCAGACTACTGCATCATCTATAGCCATGAAGAAGGGACAGACCTGATTCGGCGAGTGGCAGCGGCGCATATTGATCCGGCGCAGGCTGAGCAGTTACTGGCTATGAATCACGCTTATCCGCTGTATCTGCAAGCTGAGGTGCCCGTGGCTGAGGTGATCCGAACTGGACAAGCGACTTATCAAACCGACGTATCTGAAACCTTTTTTCGGCAATTCCCCGCTAGTACCGCTCACATCACGGCTTTAGAAACCCTGGCAACCCAGTCTTATTTGATTCAGCCGCTTTTAGCTCGCGATCGCATTCTGGGCGCGATCTTGCTAGCTACGACGGTATCAGAGCGACGGTATGGCCTAGAAAACTTTGGTCTGGTGGCAGAAGTCGCCCACCGAGCCGCGATCGCAATTGATAATGTCCGCCTGTACCAGAAAGCCCAGCAAGCAAGAGCCGCCAGTGAAGCCGCCCGCCGCACCGCCGAAGCTGCCAATCGCATGAAAGATGAGTTTCTTGCTACCCTGTCTCACGAATTACGCACCCCGCTTAATTCTATTTTGGGTTGGTCTCGGTTATTAACCAGCCGTCAAATGGATGCAGCTACTACCACCCGCGCCCTAGAAACGATTGAGCGCAATGCCAAGCTACAGGCCCAACTGATTGAAGACATTTTGGATGTTTCGCGCATTATTCGCGGCAAATTACGCCTCAATCTCTGCCCGATCAATTTAGAGACGGTGATTCAAGCCGCGATCGATGCAGTCCGCCCTGCTGCTGAGGCCAAGTCACTTCATCTCTCCTGTTGCTGTAACTCTGCCTTGGGGCGCGTCTTGGTTGATCCAGATCGCATGCAGCAAGTGGTCTGGAATTTGCTCTCCAATGCGGTTAAGTTCACGCCAGCGGGGGGACATGTGGAAGTGCAGATGTTTCAGGTGGAGCGGCAGCCAATGTCGGGAAGTCTCCCCCAGTCAGGCTTGGCGGAAGAGATGCTAGCCGCACCCGCCGGATCTTATGCCGAAATTCGAGTCAGTGATACAGGCGTCGGGATTGCCCCCGAGTTTCTCCCCCATGTGTTTGATCGCTTTCGGCAAGCAGACAGCACCACCACGCGATCGCAGGGAGGTTTAGGGTTGGGCCTTGCGATCATGCGTCACTTGGTCGAGTTACATGGCGGCACCGTTCACGTCACGAGTCCAGGTGAAGGTCAAGGTGCTACTTTCATGGTTCGGCTCCCCCTGATGCAGCGGCCAGAAGCCACTCAGCCAGAAAACCCTGAGAAGTTTGATGCGATCGCTATAGGCACGGAGCCAGCCTTAGAGGGGATGCAGGTTTTATTGCTAGATGATGAAGTAGACATTAGAGAGTTATTTACTGTCATCTTGGAGGCCCAAGGAGCCAAAGTGACAGCCGTGGCTGCTGTAGACGAAGCACTGAACGCATTGCAACATTGCCAACCTGATGTTCTGGTGAGTGATATTGCCATGCCAGAGCGAGACGGCTACGACTTCATTCAGCAAGTGCGGGCTAACCCCCATATGGGCAATATTCCAGCGATCGCGCTCACTGCCTATGCGCGCGAAGAAGACCAACAACGCTCCTTGGCGGCTGGATTTCAGATGCATTTGTCCAAGCCCGTAGAACCTACCACGCTCACCCGTGCGATCGCCAGCTTAGTCAGATCAAGCCATAGGATCAGACCGTCGCTATAG
- a CDS encoding ComF family protein: protein MFAWGKYGGTLKRALACLKYNHQPKVARPLGQWLGQAWLHQGPKAFTQTASATSWPVVVPIPLHADKLKQRGYNQAELLAQSFCDHTGLPLQRQGLVRLRATEAQFGLSQAARAENLAAAFALNPSVWRSQPQRSVLLLDDIYTTGATVQSAAQLLRSHGITVCGVVAIAQAQY, encoded by the coding sequence TTGTTTGCTTGGGGCAAATACGGCGGAACCCTAAAACGAGCGTTGGCTTGCCTGAAGTACAACCATCAACCCAAGGTGGCGCGCCCCCTAGGGCAATGGCTGGGCCAAGCTTGGCTGCATCAGGGACCCAAGGCTTTCACGCAAACAGCTTCAGCCACTTCCTGGCCTGTGGTCGTGCCTATTCCTCTCCATGCTGACAAGCTGAAACAGCGCGGTTACAACCAAGCAGAACTCCTAGCTCAAAGCTTTTGTGACCACACAGGTTTGCCCTTACAGCGGCAGGGCTTGGTACGACTGCGAGCCACAGAAGCTCAATTTGGATTATCCCAAGCAGCCAGAGCCGAAAACTTAGCCGCCGCCTTTGCCCTCAACCCGTCAGTTTGGCGAAGTCAGCCCCAGCGATCAGTATTGTTACTTGATGACATTTACACCACCGGAGCAACTGTACAGTCAGCCGCCCAACTATTGCGATCGCATGGGATAACGGTTTGTGGAGTCGTCGCGATCGCTCAAGCCCAGTACTAG
- a CDS encoding ABC transporter substrate-binding protein, producing MKKFAAYTSSLLVTGSLFLGACSPNSTNTAANNTTNATTSGSAAPIPIGIAVAQTGPVSLLGQEQVAGAKLAEKYFNDQGGINGTPIKLVFQDTTGDEAGAINAFQTLITRDKVVGIVGPTLSQQAFGADPVAERAKVPVLGPSNTAKGIPQIGDYVARVSAPVAVVAPNAVKAALQLNPGIKKVAVFYAQNDAFSKSETETFQQTVKDQNLDLVTVQKFQTIDTDFQTQVTNTLNLKPELVIISGLAADGGNLVRQLRELGYKGVIIGGNGLNTSNIFSVCKALCDGILIAQAYSPEHPGEVNAAFRKAYQDQYKKEPPQFSAQAFAGVQVFVEALEKMGDKAKANPGAIAELRTALNQQVLTGKYETPLGEIAFTPEGEVVQKEFYVAQIKMDGDGNNGKFVFLK from the coding sequence ATGAAAAAATTTGCTGCTTATACATCTTCTTTATTAGTCACAGGTAGTTTATTTCTGGGAGCTTGTAGCCCCAATTCCACGAATACAGCAGCCAACAATACCACCAACGCAACCACCTCAGGATCAGCGGCTCCGATTCCCATTGGCATTGCTGTGGCCCAAACTGGCCCGGTGTCTTTGTTAGGGCAAGAGCAAGTTGCAGGAGCCAAGCTTGCCGAGAAATATTTCAACGATCAAGGTGGCATCAACGGCACTCCAATCAAACTCGTGTTTCAAGACACAACCGGAGATGAAGCAGGGGCGATTAATGCCTTCCAAACCTTGATCACCAGGGACAAAGTAGTAGGCATTGTGGGGCCTACTTTGTCGCAGCAAGCCTTTGGAGCCGATCCGGTGGCAGAGCGGGCTAAAGTTCCGGTGCTTGGCCCTTCTAATACAGCCAAAGGGATACCCCAGATTGGCGATTATGTTGCCAGAGTTTCAGCTCCGGTGGCGGTGGTAGCTCCGAATGCAGTCAAAGCGGCATTACAGCTAAATCCTGGAATTAAGAAGGTAGCTGTTTTCTATGCTCAAAATGATGCCTTCAGTAAATCGGAGACTGAAACCTTTCAGCAGACGGTGAAAGACCAAAACCTTGATTTAGTAACAGTCCAGAAATTCCAAACGATAGACACCGACTTTCAAACCCAGGTAACCAATACGCTCAATCTCAAACCAGAATTGGTGATCATTTCTGGTTTAGCGGCTGATGGTGGGAACTTGGTGCGTCAGTTGCGAGAACTGGGTTACAAAGGTGTGATTATTGGCGGTAATGGTCTCAACACTTCCAACATTTTCTCGGTTTGCAAAGCACTCTGCGACGGAATTTTAATTGCTCAAGCTTATAGCCCAGAGCATCCTGGTGAGGTAAATGCGGCGTTCCGCAAGGCGTATCAAGACCAGTACAAGAAGGAACCGCCTCAGTTTAGTGCTCAGGCGTTTGCAGGGGTGCAGGTCTTCGTCGAAGCTTTAGAGAAAATGGGAGACAAGGCAAAAGCCAATCCAGGGGCGATCGCTGAATTGCGAACTGCTTTGAACCAGCAAGTCTTGACGGGTAAATATGAAACTCCTCTCGGTGAGATTGCCTTCACGCCAGAGGGAGAAGTGGTGCAGAAAGAGTTCTACGTCGCCCAGATCAAAATGGACGGGGATGGCAATAATGGCAAGTTTGTGTTTCTCAAGTAA
- a CDS encoding branched-chain amino acid ABC transporter permease: MNFTLFFQQFLNGLSIGSVYAIFALGYTLVFSILGIINFAHGAIFTLGAYFTYSLMGGAFGFNGLLANASLPVQLPFALALLLGSSLAGLVGVAVERIAFQPLRQRQADPLLTVVSSLGVAVVIVNLIQYLVGAEIYTFPNNTYGDLPAAINFGTAAQPIMIRTVQVIIFAVSVVILGILTFLINRTKFGKAMKAVAEDPITASLLGINTDRFIVLTFFVSSFLGGLAGTLVGSSVGIAGPYFGIGFGLKGLAVIVLGGLGSIPGAVLGGVVIGLVEAFVPSDYSAYKDAAAFGILFLMLLVRPQGLLGRTFVQKV, from the coding sequence ATGAATTTTACTCTGTTTTTTCAGCAGTTCTTGAATGGCCTCTCGATCGGCAGTGTTTATGCCATTTTTGCCCTAGGCTATACTCTGGTCTTTTCCATTTTAGGCATTATTAACTTTGCTCACGGCGCTATTTTCACCCTCGGCGCTTACTTCACGTACAGCCTCATGGGTGGTGCCTTTGGCTTTAATGGTCTACTAGCAAACGCATCTCTTCCAGTGCAACTTCCCTTTGCTTTGGCCTTGTTGCTGGGCAGTAGCTTGGCAGGTTTGGTGGGTGTAGCAGTCGAGCGGATTGCTTTTCAACCGCTACGCCAACGACAGGCTGACCCCCTCCTTACCGTGGTGTCTAGCTTGGGCGTGGCTGTGGTGATTGTGAACTTGATTCAGTATCTCGTCGGGGCAGAGATTTATACCTTCCCCAACAATACCTATGGTGATTTGCCAGCAGCCATTAACTTTGGCACTGCTGCCCAACCGATCATGATTCGCACTGTACAGGTGATCATTTTTGCTGTCTCTGTGGTGATCCTGGGGATCTTGACCTTTTTAATTAACCGCACCAAGTTCGGCAAAGCTATGAAAGCTGTGGCAGAAGATCCCATAACAGCGAGTCTACTGGGCATCAACACCGATCGCTTTATTGTCTTGACCTTCTTCGTCAGTAGCTTTTTAGGCGGTCTAGCAGGCACGTTGGTTGGCTCTAGTGTTGGCATTGCGGGGCCTTACTTTGGCATCGGCTTTGGCCTTAAAGGTTTGGCGGTCATTGTGCTGGGTGGATTGGGCAGTATCCCTGGAGCGGTGCTAGGGGGGGTGGTAATAGGCTTAGTGGAAGCGTTTGTGCCCTCGGATTACTCCGCTTATAAAGATGCCGCCGCCTTCGGGATTCTGTTTCTGATGCTGTTGGTGCGACCACAAGGTTTGTTAGGGCGTACCTTTGTGCAAAAGGTTTAA
- a CDS encoding branched-chain amino acid ABC transporter permease has protein sequence MSNPGFDFFTTYGFLMVSMLLGAMLGLSLYLPLMAGQLSLASPGFYALGGYIAAILSTKVFPAMGATFPVPLLLLEMAIAGVLSGALGVLVGVPALRLRGIYLAIATIAFVEILRVLALNLEITGGAVGIFGIPQPFQTPLEYLWIAVPLLLLSMFFVYRLENIRVGRALIAIREDELAADAMGINPTYYKVLAFTLGAILAGVVGAVSAHFLNTWNARQGTFDASIIYLTFVLIGGSRTVAGPVLGGMVFTALPEVLRAIADTPNLPLWLASFLRDGRLIIFGLLIVIGTIFFPQGLVTPDLFKRRDRTKKMSPTGARK, from the coding sequence ATGTCTAATCCTGGTTTTGACTTCTTTACGACCTACGGTTTCCTGATGGTCTCTATGTTGCTAGGAGCGATGCTGGGGCTGTCTCTCTATTTGCCGTTGATGGCAGGGCAGCTATCCCTTGCCAGTCCTGGGTTCTACGCCTTAGGCGGATACATTGCGGCGATTTTGTCTACCAAGGTGTTTCCCGCTATGGGTGCCACCTTTCCTGTGCCGCTGTTGTTGCTAGAGATGGCGATCGCAGGAGTGCTGTCTGGAGCGCTGGGAGTTTTGGTTGGAGTGCCCGCTTTGCGGCTGCGGGGCATCTATCTAGCGATCGCCACCATTGCCTTCGTAGAGATTCTGCGTGTCCTCGCTCTCAACTTAGAAATCACAGGCGGTGCGGTTGGCATCTTCGGCATTCCACAGCCGTTTCAGACGCCGCTGGAGTATCTCTGGATTGCCGTACCTTTGCTACTTCTGAGTATGTTTTTCGTCTACCGGTTGGAAAACATTCGAGTCGGTCGTGCCCTGATTGCTATCCGCGAAGATGAACTGGCAGCCGACGCGATGGGGATTAACCCGACGTATTACAAAGTCTTGGCCTTCACCTTAGGAGCCATTTTGGCAGGAGTGGTTGGAGCGGTGAGTGCGCACTTCCTCAACACCTGGAATGCCCGCCAAGGTACCTTTGATGCCAGCATTATCTACCTCACGTTTGTCTTGATTGGTGGCTCTAGAACCGTGGCTGGGCCTGTGTTGGGTGGCATGGTTTTCACCGCTCTACCAGAAGTGCTGCGGGCGATCGCGGATACACCGAATCTACCGCTTTGGCTAGCCAGTTTTCTGCGGGATGGTCGCTTAATTATCTTTGGCTTGCTCATCGTCATTGGCACGATCTTTTTTCCGCAGGGTTTAGTCACTCCCGATCTGTTTAAGCGGCGCGATCGCACTAAAAAGATGAGTCCAACTGGAGCGCGGAAATGA
- a CDS encoding ABC transporter ATP-binding protein, with product MINSPVLESSSTPPQTLLEAKALTRRFGGLCAVDAVSFTVHPGEIFGLIGPNGAGKTTLFNLITGLIPPSSGQLLYQGADISRQRPYRIAAKGIARTFQNIRLFADLSALENVMIAQHIHTKSGLFTGVFGLPLASQEERQTQTKALELLKLVGLSDRATEKACNFPYGDQRRLEIARALALEPQVLLLDEPAAGMNHSEKQQLSEFIRDIRAQFNLTVLLIEHHVPLVMGLCDRIAVLNFGKLIALGQPSEVKSDPAVIEAYLGVEA from the coding sequence ATGATCAACTCACCTGTCCTTGAAAGTAGCTCTACTCCTCCCCAGACTCTCTTGGAAGCTAAAGCATTAACTCGTCGCTTTGGAGGGCTCTGTGCCGTGGATGCGGTTTCTTTTACTGTCCATCCAGGGGAGATCTTTGGCTTGATTGGGCCTAACGGTGCGGGAAAAACCACCCTATTCAACTTGATCACCGGACTCATTCCTCCCTCTAGCGGTCAACTGTTGTATCAAGGTGCAGATATCTCTCGGCAGCGACCGTATCGCATTGCAGCAAAGGGAATTGCTCGCACTTTTCAGAATATCCGGCTGTTTGCTGACTTGTCGGCGCTAGAAAACGTGATGATCGCGCAACACATTCATACCAAAAGCGGCCTGTTTACGGGTGTATTTGGCCTACCACTCGCTTCTCAAGAAGAACGACAAACTCAGACAAAAGCCTTAGAACTGCTCAAACTAGTAGGATTGAGCGATCGCGCTACTGAAAAAGCTTGTAACTTTCCCTATGGAGACCAACGCCGCTTGGAAATTGCCCGCGCCTTGGCCCTAGAACCTCAAGTCCTGCTACTCGATGAACCTGCGGCAGGAATGAACCACAGCGAAAAACAACAATTGAGTGAATTTATCCGAGATATTCGCGCCCAATTTAACTTAACGGTACTGCTAATTGAGCATCATGTACCCTTGGTGATGGGATTGTGCGATCGCATTGCTGTCCTCAATTTCGGCAAACTGATTGCCCTCGGCCAACCGAGTGAGGTGAAATCTGACCCAGCTGTGATTGAAGCTTACCTAGGAGTTGAAGCATGA
- a CDS encoding ABC transporter ATP-binding protein, with protein sequence MSPAPEQAEPQASPTPSQISAALPLLEIRGLSVNYGGIQALQEVNLVVNLGEVVTLIGANGAGKTTTLRTISRILNPRHGQIVYAGRDITRRKAHEVVALGMAHCPEGRRVLAKQTILDNLELGAYVRSNMAAVKQDIEQQFQLFPRLAERRHQLAGTLSGGEQQMLAIARALMSRPKLLLLDEPSLGLAPAIVREIFTIIENLRTTGVTILLVEQNAHLALQAADRGYVLEAGQITLAGPAKDLLQDDRVKQAYLG encoded by the coding sequence ATGAGCCCAGCGCCTGAGCAAGCAGAACCTCAAGCCAGCCCAACTCCTAGCCAGATTTCTGCTGCATTACCGCTCTTGGAAATACGTGGTTTAAGCGTCAACTATGGCGGGATTCAAGCTTTGCAAGAAGTCAATTTGGTCGTGAATCTAGGCGAAGTGGTGACGCTGATTGGCGCTAACGGAGCTGGCAAAACCACCACACTCCGCACCATCTCCCGCATCCTCAATCCTCGCCACGGGCAAATTGTCTATGCTGGGCGAGACATCACCCGTCGCAAAGCGCATGAAGTCGTGGCACTGGGAATGGCTCACTGCCCCGAAGGTCGCCGAGTTTTAGCCAAGCAAACCATCCTCGATAATTTAGAGCTAGGCGCTTATGTCCGCTCCAATATGGCGGCAGTTAAGCAAGACATCGAGCAGCAATTTCAACTCTTTCCACGCTTGGCCGAACGTCGGCATCAACTGGCAGGTACGCTCAGCGGCGGTGAACAACAAATGCTGGCGATCGCGCGGGCTTTGATGAGTCGGCCCAAGTTGTTGCTATTAGACGAACCGAGTTTAGGCTTAGCTCCCGCGATCGTCCGAGAGATCTTCACTATTATCGAGAATCTTCGCACTACTGGCGTCACGATTTTATTAGTCGAGCAAAACGCCCACCTCGCCCTCCAAGCCGCCGATCGCGGTTATGTGTTAGAAGCAGGCCAAATCACCCTAGCTGGGCCTGCCAAAGACCTGCTGCAAGACGATCGGGTCAAGCAAGCTTATTTGGGTTAA